A section of the Rhizomicrobium sp. genome encodes:
- the cobT gene encoding cobaltochelatase subunit CobT gives MSKPENPSEPFKRAVTASVRALSGEPEMEVTFSAEPPALRGLKARLPLPSRNLPPNEVAIVRGAGDAYALRRAHHEGKIHDQFRPQSADAAAVFEAAEQARVEAIGSLAMKGVANNLTAQLEQRLVQRGLGKARVRADANIADVVGLMVREKLTGEKPPEVLKNAVELWRPFIEENAGKDLARLENSLRDQAQFAKLTRTILKDLKLTDEFDAEESSDETGEGENAESQEQEGEEQESDSQSETSEADMQESDGEESEDSSAEMRAEETDEMSDAAEPEDGMKPQRPEQPFSHKDEWGYKVHTFQFDEEVEANELCDAEELSRLRSFLDQQLQAMSGVVSRLANKLQRLLMAQQNRTWEFDIEEGMLDTSRLPRIIIDPMYPLSFKREKDMTFRDTVVTLLLDNSGSMRGRPIMVAAMCADILARTLERCAVKTEILGFTTRAWKGGQSREKWIADGKPPHPGRLNDLRHIIYKAADEPWRRARKNLGLMMREGLLKENIDGEALMWAHNRIVGRPEQRKILMVISDGAPVDDSTLSVNAGNYLERHLRRVIEEIEEKSDVELTAIGIGHDVTRYYRKAVTIVDAEQLGGAMTEQLIGLFKEEKGHEGHIRAPRGLAKRTPRHVAH, from the coding sequence GTGTCCAAGCCTGAAAATCCCTCCGAGCCGTTCAAGCGTGCCGTCACCGCTTCGGTGCGGGCGCTGTCGGGCGAGCCGGAGATGGAGGTCACGTTCTCCGCCGAGCCGCCTGCCCTGCGCGGCCTGAAAGCGCGGCTGCCCCTGCCCTCGCGCAACCTGCCGCCGAACGAGGTCGCCATCGTGCGCGGCGCCGGCGACGCCTATGCGCTGCGCCGGGCGCATCACGAGGGCAAGATCCACGACCAGTTCCGCCCGCAATCGGCCGACGCCGCGGCGGTGTTCGAAGCCGCCGAGCAGGCGCGCGTCGAGGCCATCGGATCGCTCGCCATGAAAGGCGTCGCGAACAACCTCACGGCGCAGCTCGAGCAGCGGCTGGTGCAGCGCGGCCTCGGCAAGGCGCGGGTGCGCGCCGACGCGAACATCGCCGACGTGGTCGGGCTGATGGTGCGCGAGAAGCTGACCGGCGAGAAGCCGCCCGAGGTGCTCAAGAACGCCGTCGAATTGTGGCGGCCCTTCATCGAGGAGAATGCCGGCAAGGACCTCGCCAGGCTGGAGAACTCGCTGCGCGACCAGGCGCAATTCGCCAAGCTGACGCGCACCATCCTGAAGGACCTCAAGCTCACCGACGAGTTCGACGCCGAGGAATCCTCCGACGAAACGGGCGAAGGCGAGAACGCCGAGAGCCAGGAGCAGGAGGGCGAGGAGCAGGAATCCGACAGCCAGTCGGAGACCAGCGAAGCCGACATGCAGGAATCCGACGGCGAGGAGAGCGAAGATTCCTCCGCCGAGATGCGCGCCGAAGAGACCGACGAGATGTCGGACGCGGCCGAGCCCGAAGACGGGATGAAGCCGCAGCGGCCGGAGCAGCCCTTCAGCCACAAGGACGAGTGGGGCTACAAGGTCCATACTTTCCAGTTCGACGAGGAGGTCGAGGCCAACGAGCTGTGCGACGCCGAGGAATTGTCGCGGCTGCGCAGTTTCCTCGACCAGCAGCTCCAGGCGATGTCGGGCGTGGTCTCGCGCCTCGCCAATAAGCTCCAGCGCCTGCTCATGGCGCAGCAGAACCGCACCTGGGAGTTCGACATCGAGGAGGGCATGCTCGACACTTCGCGCCTGCCCCGCATCATCATCGATCCGATGTATCCGCTCTCCTTCAAGCGCGAGAAGGACATGACCTTCCGCGACACCGTGGTCACGTTGCTGCTGGATAATTCCGGCTCGATGCGTGGGCGGCCGATCATGGTGGCGGCGATGTGCGCCGACATCCTGGCGCGCACGCTGGAGCGCTGCGCGGTGAAGACGGAAATTCTGGGCTTCACGACGCGCGCCTGGAAGGGCGGGCAGTCCAGAGAGAAATGGATCGCCGACGGCAAGCCGCCGCATCCCGGCCGGCTCAACGATTTGCGCCACATCATCTACAAGGCGGCGGACGAGCCGTGGCGCCGGGCGCGCAAGAATCTCGGCCTGATGATGCGCGAGGGCCTGCTGAAGGAGAATATCGACGGCGAGGCCCTGATGTGGGCGCACAACCGCATCGTCGGGCGGCCGGAGCAGCGCAAGATCCTGATGGTGATCAGCGACGGCGCGCCGGTGGACGATTCAACCTTGTCGGTCAATGCCGGCAATTACCTGGAACGGCACCTGCGCCGGGTGATCGAGGAGATCGAGGAGAAGTCGGACGTCGAGCTGACCGCCATCGGCATCGGCCACGACGTGACGCGCTATTATCGCAAGGCGGTGACCATCGTCGACGCCGAGCAGCTCGGCGGCGCCATGACGGAACAGCTCATCGGGCTGTTCAAGGAAGAGAAGGGTCACGAAGGGCACATCCGTGCGCCGCGCGGCCTCGCAAAGCGCACGCCCAGGCATGTGGCGCATTAG
- the cobS gene encoding cobaltochelatase subunit CobS, whose amino-acid sequence MTEQQELDAAMTPDVDVDVKATFGIDTKMKIKGFKTTTPYVPDRDPAYRFDRETTLAILAGFAFNRRVMIQGYHGTGKSTHIEQVASRLNWPCIRINLDSHISRIDLIGKDAIVLKDGKQVTEFREGLLPWCLQHPVALTFDEYDAGRPDVMFVIQRVLEVQGKLTLLDQNKVIRPHPAFRLFSTTNTIGLGDTTGLYHGTQQINQGQMDRWSIVTTLNYLSHDAEQEIVLAKVPSYAATPEKKKQIAAMVRVADMTRNAFINGDLSTVMSPRTVITWAENAEIFNDVGFAFRLTFLNKCDELERASVAEFYQRCFGEDLPESAAKVLVT is encoded by the coding sequence ATGACGGAACAACAGGAACTCGACGCCGCGATGACGCCCGATGTGGACGTCGACGTGAAGGCCACGTTCGGCATCGATACCAAGATGAAGATCAAGGGCTTCAAGACGACGACGCCCTATGTGCCGGACCGCGATCCGGCCTATCGCTTCGACCGCGAGACGACGCTGGCGATTCTCGCCGGCTTCGCCTTCAACCGGCGCGTGATGATTCAGGGCTATCACGGCACCGGCAAGTCGACCCATATCGAGCAGGTGGCGTCGCGCCTCAACTGGCCCTGCATCCGCATCAACCTCGACAGCCATATCAGCCGCATCGATTTGATCGGCAAGGACGCCATCGTCCTCAAGGACGGCAAGCAAGTGACGGAGTTCCGCGAGGGCCTCTTGCCCTGGTGCCTGCAGCATCCGGTGGCGCTGACCTTCGACGAATACGATGCCGGCCGCCCGGACGTGATGTTCGTCATCCAGCGCGTGCTGGAGGTCCAGGGCAAGCTGACGCTGCTCGACCAGAACAAGGTGATCCGGCCGCATCCGGCGTTCCGCCTGTTCTCGACCACGAACACGATCGGCCTGGGCGACACGACGGGCCTCTATCACGGCACGCAGCAGATCAACCAGGGCCAGATGGACCGCTGGTCGATCGTCACGACGCTCAACTATTTGAGCCACGACGCCGAGCAGGAGATCGTGCTGGCGAAAGTGCCGTCCTATGCGGCGACGCCGGAGAAGAAGAAGCAGATCGCGGCCATGGTCCGCGTCGCCGACATGACGCGCAACGCCTTCATCAACGGCGACCTGTCGACCGTGATGAGCCCGCGCACCGTGATCACCTGGGCGGAGAACGCCGAGATCTTCAACGATGTCGGCTTCGCCTTCCGGCTCACCTTCCTGAACAAATGCGACGAGCTGGAGCGCGCTTCGGTGGCCGAGTTCTATCAGCGCTGCTTCGGCGAAGACCTGCCGGAAAGCGCCGCCAAGGTGCTGGTGACGTGA
- a CDS encoding J domain-containing protein, whose translation MSAIVMTPACQPSAALSQAIRFLVFSPSRPIIHRMAAKQSAKFKTDIRIKPDGVRPEPAKTLRPCAHAGCAENGDFKVTRSRERLGEYIWLCLAHAREHNEAWDFFAGMDEKAIESFRNDAITGHRPTWPLGKRAARMQNPFGTFTVDDNYGQFENDADSKPHIRRPERTLTRLQMQSLDTLQLAHSATLLEIKARYKELVKRFHPDANGGDRGAEERLKQVIKAYGVLRASGLT comes from the coding sequence GTGTCGGCCATCGTCATGACTCCAGCGTGTCAGCCGTCCGCGGCGTTAAGTCAAGCAATACGTTTTCTTGTTTTTTCGCCGTCGCGCCCCATAATTCACCGCATGGCCGCCAAGCAGAGTGCAAAGTTCAAAACCGACATCCGGATCAAACCGGATGGCGTCCGCCCGGAACCGGCGAAGACGCTGCGGCCCTGCGCGCATGCCGGCTGCGCGGAGAACGGCGACTTCAAGGTGACGCGCTCGCGCGAGCGGCTGGGCGAATATATCTGGCTCTGCCTTGCCCACGCGCGCGAGCACAACGAGGCGTGGGATTTCTTCGCCGGCATGGACGAGAAGGCCATCGAATCCTTCCGCAACGATGCCATCACCGGCCATCGCCCGACCTGGCCGCTCGGCAAACGCGCGGCACGTATGCAGAATCCGTTCGGCACCTTCACGGTCGACGACAATTACGGCCAGTTCGAGAACGACGCCGATTCGAAGCCGCATATCCGCCGCCCGGAGCGCACCTTGACGCGGCTGCAGATGCAGTCCCTGGACACCCTGCAGCTGGCGCATTCCGCCACCTTGCTAGAGATCAAGGCGCGGTATAAGGAACTTGTGAAGCGGTTTCATCCCGACGCGAACGGCGGCGATCGGGGCGCCGAGGAGCGTCTGAAGCAGGTTATCAAGGCCTATGGCGTGTTGCGCGCCTCCGGGCTGACCTAA
- a CDS encoding BolA family protein: MADTIRQKLEAAFAPAELVVEDDSHKHAGHSGARPGGETHYSVRIVAQVFEGLSRVERQRRVYAALAEELEPNKVHALALTTITPAEMWQEK, from the coding sequence ATGGCCGACACGATCCGGCAAAAACTGGAGGCCGCCTTCGCGCCGGCGGAGCTGGTTGTCGAAGACGACAGCCATAAGCACGCGGGCCATTCCGGCGCCCGTCCGGGCGGAGAGACGCATTACAGCGTGCGCATCGTCGCACAGGTCTTCGAGGGCCTGTCGCGGGTGGAGCGCCAGCGCCGCGTCTATGCCGCGCTCGCCGAGGAACTCGAGCCCAACAAGGTACACGCCCTAGCCCTGACCACGATCACCCCCGCGGAGATGTGGCAGGAGAAGTAA
- a CDS encoding HlyC/CorC family transporter, giving the protein MDTVILLSFAPVLLLLVLGAFFAGSETALTAVSRGRMHQLEKEGSRAARDVNRLVNNRERMVGALLLGNTFVNILASSIATTVLEHSFGHRAVIIATAIMTVLILVFVEVLPKTLAIARTDRFALAVATPVRLVVGVLGPIVNAVQFVVWRVLGVFGVRANEEELVEAHEEIRGTVDLHHKEGAVEREHRDMIGGILNLRELTVGDVMIHRKTMATIDADLPPQEILTAILEANHTRVPLWREQPDNIVGVVHTKDIVRAILERGREGVDVAALASPPWFVPETTMLEEQLDAFREKRSHFALVVDEYGALQGLVTLEDILNEIFGDIPDEHEEQGRPDVRRRPDGSFLIDGTVPIRELNRDLDWNLPDEEATTIAGLVIHEARTIPEVGQRFKFFGYEFEVLRRQRNQITAVRVIPPAAMAAEPETS; this is encoded by the coding sequence ATGGATACGGTCATCCTGCTTTCCTTCGCGCCCGTCCTGCTCCTTCTGGTGCTGGGCGCGTTCTTCGCCGGCTCGGAAACCGCGCTGACCGCGGTATCGCGCGGCCGCATGCACCAGCTCGAAAAGGAAGGCAGCCGCGCGGCGCGCGACGTCAACCGCCTCGTCAACAACCGCGAGCGGATGGTCGGCGCGCTCCTGCTCGGCAACACCTTCGTCAACATCCTGGCCTCGTCGATCGCGACCACGGTGCTGGAGCACAGTTTCGGCCATCGCGCCGTCATCATCGCGACCGCGATCATGACCGTCCTCATTCTGGTATTCGTGGAAGTGCTGCCCAAGACGCTCGCCATCGCCCGCACCGACCGCTTCGCGCTCGCCGTCGCCACGCCGGTGCGCCTGGTGGTCGGCGTGCTGGGGCCGATCGTCAACGCCGTGCAGTTCGTCGTCTGGCGGGTGCTCGGCGTCTTCGGCGTGCGCGCGAACGAGGAGGAACTGGTCGAGGCGCATGAGGAGATCCGCGGCACGGTCGACCTGCACCACAAGGAGGGCGCGGTGGAGCGCGAGCACCGCGACATGATCGGCGGCATCCTCAACCTGCGCGAACTCACCGTCGGCGACGTGATGATCCATCGCAAGACCATGGCGACCATCGACGCCGACCTGCCGCCGCAGGAGATCCTAACCGCGATCCTGGAAGCCAACCACACCCGCGTGCCCCTGTGGCGCGAACAGCCGGACAACATCGTCGGCGTCGTCCACACCAAGGACATCGTGCGCGCGATCCTGGAGCGCGGCCGCGAGGGCGTCGACGTCGCGGCGCTGGCCTCGCCGCCCTGGTTCGTGCCGGAAACCACGATGCTGGAGGAACAGCTCGACGCCTTCCGCGAGAAGCGGTCGCATTTCGCGCTGGTGGTGGACGAGTACGGCGCGCTGCAGGGCCTGGTCACGCTGGAGGACATCCTCAACGAGATCTTCGGCGACATCCCCGACGAGCACGAGGAACAGGGCCGCCCCGACGTGCGGCGCCGCCCCGATGGCTCATTCCTGATCGACGGCACGGTGCCGATCCGCGAGCTGAACCGCGACCTCGACTGGAACCTGCCCGACGAGGAGGCGACGACCATCGCGGGGCTGGTCATCCATGAGGCGCGCACGATCCCGGAGGTGGGCCAAAGGTTCAAATTCTTCGGCTATGAGTTCGAAGTGCTGCGGCGGCAGCGCAACCAGATCACGGCCGTCAGGGTGATCCCGCCGGCGGCGATGGCAGCCGAACCGGAGACCAGCTGA
- a CDS encoding MFS transporter, whose translation MKLNPPLLALAAGAFGIGVTEFAPMGLLPAIAGDLRVSIPTAGLLVSAYAIGVMLGAPVMTLATSRVPRRALLIGLMGIFTLGNLMAAMSTGYGMLLVARLITSLNHGAFFGVGSVVAARLVPQNRRAAAVAAMFMGLTLANVVGVPLAAWAGDQIGWRAAFWGIAAIGVVAMAALRLTLPAIAADAGGDMLAEIRVVGRGPVLAALALTVISASAMFTVFTYIAPILQVETKASMSFVTAMLVTYGVGLTVGNWLGGRFADRSVDRTLIVTLASLALLLVAFAVAMPFAAPSAVLIFLWGVASFALVPPLQMRVMSAAHDAPNLASGMNIGAFNLGNAVGAALGGAVIAGGLGYPVVALAGAAASACGLVLVLLLARRRARIRAAEPVPAATACGG comes from the coding sequence ATGAAGCTCAATCCTCCCCTTCTTGCGCTGGCCGCCGGCGCCTTCGGCATCGGCGTCACCGAGTTCGCGCCGATGGGACTCCTGCCGGCCATTGCCGGCGATCTTCGCGTGTCGATCCCGACCGCCGGTCTGCTGGTCAGCGCCTACGCCATCGGCGTCATGCTGGGCGCGCCGGTGATGACGCTCGCCACCAGCCGCGTGCCGCGCCGTGCCCTGCTGATCGGCCTCATGGGGATATTCACCCTCGGCAACCTGATGGCGGCGATGTCGACCGGCTACGGCATGCTGCTGGTCGCGCGGCTGATCACCTCGCTGAACCATGGCGCCTTCTTCGGTGTCGGCTCGGTCGTCGCGGCGCGGCTGGTGCCGCAGAACCGGCGCGCCGCCGCCGTCGCCGCCATGTTCATGGGCCTGACCCTCGCCAATGTCGTCGGCGTGCCGCTGGCCGCCTGGGCCGGCGACCAGATCGGCTGGCGCGCCGCCTTCTGGGGCATCGCCGCGATCGGCGTCGTGGCGATGGCGGCTTTGCGCCTGACGCTGCCCGCTATCGCCGCCGACGCCGGCGGCGACATGCTCGCCGAGATCAGGGTCGTCGGGCGCGGTCCGGTGCTCGCGGCGCTCGCCCTGACGGTGATCAGCGCCAGCGCGATGTTCACGGTCTTCACCTATATCGCGCCGATCCTGCAGGTGGAGACGAAGGCATCGATGTCCTTCGTCACCGCGATGCTGGTGACCTATGGCGTCGGCCTCACCGTCGGCAACTGGCTGGGCGGCCGCTTCGCCGACCGTTCGGTGGATCGCACGCTGATCGTCACCCTTGCATCGCTGGCGCTGCTGCTCGTGGCATTCGCGGTCGCCATGCCGTTCGCCGCGCCCAGCGCCGTGCTGATCTTCCTGTGGGGCGTGGCGAGCTTCGCCCTCGTGCCGCCGCTGCAGATGCGCGTGATGTCGGCGGCGCATGACGCACCGAACCTGGCCTCCGGCATGAACATCGGCGCCTTCAATCTCGGCAATGCCGTCGGCGCCGCCCTGGGCGGTGCGGTGATCGCCGGCGGGCTGGGCTATCCGGTTGTTGCCCTGGCCGGCGCGGCGGCGTCGGCGTGCGGCCTCGTCCTGGTGCTTTTGCTGGCGCGGCGCCGCGCCCGCATTCGGGCCGCCGAGCCCGTTCCGGCGGCCACCGCCTGCGGCGGGTGA